A single window of Ananas comosus cultivar F153 linkage group 17, ASM154086v1, whole genome shotgun sequence DNA harbors:
- the LOC109723559 gene encoding pentatricopeptide repeat-containing protein At5g50990: protein MRLPPLQHLFSSLPYHPTICLRKCSTEHFLPFSNSILRASIEKGFFHKALSDYNFLLLSTAFHPDHRTYLLLLKACNNSSNLKVGTEIHARITKTGFISHWSVLITIFRLYVDHDSIVEAHPLFDDVMKWNTDPFFGNLLIMGVLKKREFENAYRVFKEMPVRDLISWNSMIVGSVKSLRYREAMSLFNKMIHLGFEPDGFSFSSVLSACARVGAGSYGEWVHQLMVDKGMETNYIIASALVDMYAKCGNIEMAKTIFNSILRTHVSIWNSMISGLAIHGLGSNAIEVFLRMECEGMIPDGITFVALLTVCSHCGMIEHVRNLFNDMKAKYSIEPKIEHYGAFVDALARAGLLDEAYDIVTSMSIKPDNAIWRALLSACRKHGRVELAEVVIRQMASGGSGDYVMLSSIYSAVKRWDCAERVWEVMKEEKVRKNRGLSWVELGGRIHQFKAGDRTHIDTNDIYRVVDALSKRVKAEGFLPMTEVVSTDVLEEEREENLRCHSEKLAVAYCVLKTGPGAEIRVSKNLRACRDCHQWLKMVSKVLGRVIVVRDRIRFHRFEKGSCSCKDYW, encoded by the coding sequence ATGCGACTACCTCCGCTTCaacatcttttttcttctctccccTACCACCCCACCATATGTTTGAGGAAATGCTCTACAGAACACTTCCTCCCATTCTCCAACTCTATTCTTCGTGCCTCCATCGAGAAGGGCTTCTTCCACAAAGCTCTGTCCGACTACaacttcctcctcctctccacaGCCTTTCACCCCGACCATCGAACCTACCTCCTCCTTCTCAAAGCTTGCAACAACTCCTCAAACCTCAAAGTGGGCACCGAAATCCATGCAAGGATTACCAAAACCGGCTTCATTAGTCATTGGTCTGTATTAATTACCATCTTTCGATTATATGtagatcatgatagtatagtggaaGCACATCCATTATTTGATGATGTGATGAAGTGGAATACCGACCCATTCTTTGGGAATTTGTTGATAATGGGTGTGTTGAAGAAAAGAGAGTTTGAGAATGCCTATCGAGTGTTCAAGGAAATGCCTGTGAGAGACTTGATCTCATGGAATTCGATGATAGTTGGTTCTGTAAAGAGCTTGCGATATAGGGAAGCTATGAGCCTTTTTAACAAGATGATTCATTTGGGTTTCGAGCCTGATGGGTTCTCGTTCTCGTCCGTGCTATCCGCGTGTGCTAGGGTCGGTGCTGGTAGTTATGGTGAATGGGTTCATCAATTGATGGTGGATAAAGGGATGGAAACCAACTATATAATTGCTTCAGCCCTTGTTGATATGTATGCCAAATGTGGTAACATTGAGATGGCAAAAACAATCTTTAACTCAATCCTAAGGACTCATGTTTCCATTTGGAACTCGATGATCAGTGGATTGGCAATACACGGACTTGGCTCCAATGCAATCGAAGTATTTTTAAGAATGGAGTGTGAAGGTATGATTCCTGATGGGATTACATTTGTTGCGTTGTTGACAGTGTGTAGTCATTGTGGTATGATTGAGCACGTTCGCAATCTTTTCAATGACATGAAAGCTAAGTATTCAATCGAGCCGAAGATTGAGCACTATGGTGCATTCGTTGATGCGTTGGCTCGAGCCGGGTTATTGGATGAGGCATATGATATTGTAACGTCGATGAGTATAAAACCGGATAATGCAATATGGAGGGCATTGCTTAGTGCTTGTAGAAAGCATGGACGAGTCGAGCTAGCTGAGGTCGTAATCAGGCAGATGGCAAGTGGTGGTAGTGGAGATTATGTCATGCTATCAAGTATCTACTCGGCGGTGAAGCGATGGGATTGCGCGGAGAGAGTGTGGGAAGTTatgaaggaggagaaggtgaggaAGAATCGTGGGTTGAGTTGGGTGGAACTGGGGGGAAGAATACATCAATTTAAAGCTGGGGATAGAACTCATATCGATACAAATGATATATACCGAGTAGTCGATGCTTTGTCAAAGAGAGTCAAGGCCGAAGGGTTTTTGCCGATGACTGAGGTGGTTAGTACGGACGTGttagaggaggagagggaggagaactTGAGATGTCATAGTGAGAAGCTGGCGGTAGCTTATTGTGTTCTTAAGACGGGCCCAGGAGCGGAAATTAGAGTTTCGAAGAATCTAAGGGCATGCAGGGATTGCCATCAGTGGTTGAAGATGGTCTCAAAGGTGTTGGGCAGGGTGATCGTggtgagggatcggatcagatTTCATCGGTTCGAGAAGGGTTCTTGTTCTTGTAAGGATTATTGGTAG
- the LOC109723502 gene encoding pollen-specific protein C13-like: MAMLRLFPAAVVVAVLCIALAGAVLAAPLPPFIVEGRVYCDTCRAGFETSATQYIEGAKVRLECKHFATGVVEHAVEGVTDGTGTYRIELADSHEEEICEVALVASPLSGCAEIAAGRDRARVLLAHDSGLASNVRYANPLGFLKEKPLAVCGALLQQYALGDDE; encoded by the exons ATGGCCATGCTCCGTCTCTTCCCCGCCGCAGTCGTCGTCGCCGTTCTCTGCATCGCCCTCGCGGGGGCCGTCCTCGCGGCTCCACTCCCCCCCTTCATCGTCGAGGGCCGTGTCTACTGCGACACTTGCCGCGCCGGCTTCGAGACTAGCGCCACTCAATACATTGAAG GAGCGAAGGTAAGGCTGGAGTGCAAGCACTTTGCGACGGGGGTGGTGGAACACGCGGTGGAGGGGGTGACGGACGGCACGGGGACATACAGGATCGAGCTGGCGGACAGCCACGAGGAGGAGATCTGCGAGGTGGCGCTGGTGGCCAGCCCGCTGTCCGGGTGCGCCGAGATCGCCGCCGGCCGCGACCGCGCGCGCGTCCTCCTCGCCCACGACAGCGGCCTCGCGTCCAACGTCCGCTACGCCAACCCCCTCGGCTTCCTCAAGGAGAAGCCGCTCGCCGTCTGCGGCGCGCTGCTGCAGCAGTACGCGCTCGGCGACGACGAGTAG
- the LOC109723560 gene encoding cytochrome b-c1 complex subunit Rieske-4, mitochondrial-like, with the protein MLRVFGRRLGSLSWRPSPAAASSALASANPTMHDDPSVSKSDSDSRPFSAPRFAFESILLGSSRGFATESLIPRNQDLDLSDLPATISATKNPTSKILYDEHNHERYPPGDPSKRAFAYFVLTGGRFVYASLLRLLILKFVLSMSASKDVLALASLEVDLSSIEPGTTVTVKWRGKPVFIRRRTEEDINLANSVDLVSLRDPQPDAERVKNPEWLVVVGVCTHLGCIPLPNAGDFGGWFCPCHGSHYDISGRIRKGPAPFNLEVPTYSFLDENKLLIG; encoded by the exons atgctAAGGGTCTTCGGGAGGAGGCTCGGATCGCTCTCATGGCGACCGAGCCCCGCCGCAGCCTCCTCGGCCCTCGCCTCGGCGAATCCGACGATGCACGACGATCCCTCCGTCTCTAAGAGTGATTCGGATTCGCGCCCCTTCTCCGCTCCCCGATTCGCCTTCGAATCGATCCTTCTCGGCTCGTCGAGAG GTTTTGCAACTGAATCTCTCATCCCGAGAAATCAGGATCTCGACTTATCTGATCTTCCTGCAACCATTTCCGCCACGAAGAACCCAACCTCGAAAATCCTCTATGATGAGCACAACCACGAGAGGTACCCCCCTGGGGACCCCAGCAAGCGCGCCTTCGCCTACTTTGTCCTGACGGGCGGCCGCTTCGTCTACGCCTCTTTACTGCGCCTTTTAATCTTGAAGTTCGTGCTGAGCATGTCCGCCAGCAAGGACGTGCTCGCCCTTGCTTCCCTCGAGGTCGATCTCTCCAGCATCGAGCCCGGAACTACTGTTACAGTTAAGTGGCGGGGTAAGCCTGTGTTCATCAGGCGGCGGACCGAAGAAGATATTAATCTCGCGAACAGCGTCGATCTCGTATCCCTGCGGGACCCGCAACCTGACGCTGAGCGGGTGAAGAACCCGGAGTGGCTGGTGGTTGTCGGCGTCTGCACTCATTTGGGCTGCATTCCATTACCCAACGCCGGGGACTTTGGTGGCTGGTTCTGCCCTTGCCACGGTTCGCACTACGACATCTCCGGAAGGATCCGGAAGGGACCGGCGCCGTTCAATTTGGAGGTTCCTACATACAGCTTTTTGGATGAGAACAAGTTGCTGATTGGCTGA